The following proteins are encoded in a genomic region of Syngnathus acus chromosome 22, fSynAcu1.2, whole genome shotgun sequence:
- the LOC119115843 gene encoding retinol dehydrogenase 14-like translates to MMSGRTVIVTGANSGIGRATTAGIVKLGGRVIMACRDVKSAEETAQELRRDTCVDSQLVVVKELDLASLSSIRSFCQSINKEEPRLDVLINNAGLYQCPYSKTEDGFEMQFGVNHLGHFLLTHLLLDLMKRSAPSRIVVVSSKLYKHGDIDFDDLKSEQKYDKAFAYSRSKLANLLFTCELARRLQGSGVTVNALSPGMVRTNLGRHVRVPVIAKPVFNLLSWGLFKSPEQGAQTSLYLACSPDVEEVQGQFFSDCQPHVLLDKATDCQVARKLWDISEVLVGIVQ, encoded by the exons ATGATGAGTGGAAGGACCGTAATAGTGACCGGCGCCAACAGCGGCATAGGAAGAGCCACGACCGCGGGCATTGTGAAGCTCGGCGGTCGCGTTATAATGGCTTGCAGGGACGTCAAGAGTGCTGAGGAGACAGCCCAAGAGCTCCGACGAGACACTTGTGTTGACAGCCAACTCGTAGTGGTCAAAGAGCTCGACCTCGCCTCACTTAGCTCGATACGCAGTTTCTGCCAGAGCATAAACAAG GAAGAGCCTCGGTTAGATGTGCTGATAAATAACGCAGGGCTCTACCAGTGTCCGTACAGCAAAACCGAGGACGGCTTTGAGATGCAATTTGGGGTCAACCATCTGGGCCATTTCCTGCTCACCCACCTGTTGCTGGACCTCATGAAACGATCCGCTCCCAGCCGTATCGTGGTGGTCTCCTCCAAACTCTACAAACATGGTGACATCGACTTTGACGACTTGAAGAGTGAACAGAAATATGACAAGGCTTTTGCCTACAGTCGCAGCAAACTAGCCAACTTGCTATTCACCTGTGAGCTGGCCCGCCGACTGCAAGGGAGCGGGGTGACCGTCAATGCTCTGTCTCCCGGTATGGTGAGGACTAATCTCGGACGGCATGTCCGCGTCCCGGTGATAGCCAAGCCTGTATTCAACCTGCTCTCCTGGGGCTTGTTCAAGAGTCCTGAACAAGGAGCTCAAACGTCACTATATTTAGCCTGCAGCCCTGATGTAGAGGAAGTCCAGGGACAGTTCTTTTCAGACTGTCAGCCTCATGTTCTTCTTGACAAGGCCACTGACTGCCAAGTTGCCCGGAAATTGTGGGACATTAGTGAAGTCCTGGTTGGAATTGTTCAATGA
- the lamtor3 gene encoding ragulator complex protein LAMTOR3, whose amino-acid sequence MADDLKRYLYKQLQSVEGLHAIVVTDRDGVPVIKVANDNAPVHALRPGFLSTFALATDQGSKLGLSKNKSIICYYNSYQIVQFNWLPLVISFIASGNANTGLIMSLEKELAPLINELRQVVEVT is encoded by the exons ATGGCTGAC GACTTGAAAAGATATCTGTACAAACAGCTGCAAAG TGTCGAAGGTCTTCACGCAATCGTGGTTACAGACAGAGATGGAGTTCCAGTTATCAAAG TTGCCAATGACAATGCTCCGGTGCATGCGCTGAGACCAGGGTTCTTGTCCACGTTTGCTCTGGCAACAGATCAAGGCAGCAAACTGGGCCTCTCCAAAAACAAGAGTATTATCTGCTACTACAATAGCTACCAG ATTGTGCAGTTCAACTGGTTGCCTCTTGTCATCAGTTTCATCGCCAGCGGCAACGCCAACACAG GTCTCATCATGAGTTTAGAGAAGGAGTTGGCTCCACTAATAAATGAGCTGAGGCAGGTCGTCGAAGTGACATAA
- the osr1 gene encoding protein odd-skipped-related 1: MGSKTLAAPVPLHPWLQLANYSLLQSSTGLQLPTEHLHSIYSFSALHAVQLHQWSPGYLPVALPRCAKLPVHLSSMASIPLFPYQLQRKQDSAGGTQSSKSKPRFDFANLATAATQEDHLKAEDLSMSGVAAAAAAAAAAAAAAAASSHHSEPSGLGCLLDVSKLAYPERKSGRGRLPSKTKKEFVCKFCGRHFTKSYNLLIHERTHTDERPYTCDICHKAFRRQDHLRDHRYIHSKEKPFKCQECGKGFCQSRTLAVHKTLHMQVKELKPAKMK, from the exons ATGGGAAGCAAGACTCTGGCAGCTCCTGTCCCTCTTCACCCATGGCTGCAGCTGGCTAACTATTCCCTTCTCCAGAGCTCCACGGGCCTTCAGCTCCCAACAGAGCACTTGCACAGCATCTACAGCTTCAGCGCCCTGCATGCCGTTCAGCTTCACCAATGGAGCCCGGGCTACCTGCCCGTGGCTTTGCCCCGCTGCGCCAAACTGCCTGTCCACCTCTCTTCTATGGCCTCCATCCCTCTCTTCCCTTATCAGCTGCAGCGAAAGCAGGACTCGGCAGGTGGCACGCAGAGCTCAAAGAGCAAACCTCGCTTTGACTTTGCCAACCTGGCCACGGCGGCCACCCAGGAGGATCATCTGAAGGCGGAAGACCTGAGCATGTCGGgggtcgccgccgccgcagccgcCGCAGCCGCCGCAGCCGCCGCAGCCGCAGCTTCATCTCACCACTCGGAGCCAAGTGGCCTCGGGTGCCTCCTGGATGTGAGCAAGCTGGCTTACCCGGAGCGCAAGTCCGGTCGAGGCCGCTTGCCCTCCAAGACCAAAAAAGAGTTTGTGTGCAAATTCTGCGGGCGCCATTTCACCAAATCCTACAATCTGTTGATCCACGAGAGGACGCACACGGACGAGAGGCCGTACACTTGCGACATCTGCCACAAAGCCTTCAGAAGGCAGGACCACCTCCGAGACCACAG GTACAttcattccaaagaaaagccCTTCAAGTGTCAGGAATGTGGCAAAGGCTTCTGTCAGTCGCGGACACTGGCTGTCCACAAAACCTTACACATGCAAGTCAAGGAACTCAAGCCAGCCAAGATGAAATGA